The following proteins are encoded in a genomic region of Bosea beijingensis:
- a CDS encoding PLP-dependent aminotransferase family protein, translating to MVKREEGALLQSIVLDREGEHGLSVQICAGLRELILGGTLKVGERLPATRTLAHEFRVARTTIVESFERLAAEGLIETRVGSGTYVSQALANERPAPAAAATAAPTARVKLAQAMNTASKLFGTRLPHQPRAFTTAMPAFDAFPMAQWARLSGKHWRKPRHQVLGYPDPHGERALRQAIAAHLRLNRGIACEWQQVFVVAGAQQAFQLIAATLLDPGDKVWFEDPGAIGARNSMIQSGVDIVPVPVDEAGLVVEEGLRRAPEFRLAFVTPAHQQPLGAKMSLERRLALLEAAEASGAWIIEDDWDGEFCFQGAPMATLTSIDRSGRVIYVGTFSKTLFPSLRLGFLVAPPHLVEQFGICLEAFSPGVPTALQGIVADFIVEGHFATHVRRMRKLYQERYQALEDAAREHLAPDLEVVPTQTGMHTIAYLRDGLDAVVLTQAAAKRGVTVAPISRFCLEPVARNGLVLGFSGFTPVETKAGVLDLRRSIDDLAECK from the coding sequence ATGGTCAAACGCGAGGAAGGCGCCCTGCTCCAGTCGATCGTGCTGGACCGCGAGGGCGAGCATGGGCTCAGCGTCCAGATCTGCGCGGGGCTGCGCGAACTGATCCTCGGCGGCACGCTCAAGGTCGGCGAGCGCCTGCCGGCGACGCGCACGCTGGCGCATGAATTCAGGGTCGCCCGCACCACCATCGTCGAGAGCTTCGAGCGGCTTGCGGCCGAAGGGCTGATCGAGACGCGGGTCGGCTCCGGCACCTATGTCAGCCAGGCGCTGGCGAACGAGCGGCCAGCACCAGCCGCTGCGGCGACCGCCGCGCCGACGGCGCGGGTCAAGCTGGCGCAGGCGATGAACACGGCGTCAAAACTATTCGGCACGCGCCTGCCGCACCAGCCCCGCGCCTTCACCACGGCGATGCCGGCCTTCGATGCCTTCCCGATGGCGCAATGGGCCAGGCTCTCGGGCAAGCACTGGCGCAAGCCGCGCCATCAGGTTCTCGGCTATCCCGACCCGCATGGCGAACGCGCCTTGCGCCAAGCCATCGCCGCGCATCTCAGGCTCAACCGCGGCATCGCCTGCGAATGGCAACAGGTCTTCGTGGTGGCCGGCGCGCAGCAGGCCTTCCAGTTGATCGCGGCCACGCTGCTCGACCCCGGCGACAAGGTCTGGTTCGAGGACCCCGGCGCGATCGGCGCGCGCAACAGCATGATCCAGTCGGGCGTCGACATCGTGCCGGTCCCGGTCGACGAGGCCGGGCTCGTGGTCGAGGAAGGCCTGCGCCGGGCGCCCGAATTCCGGCTCGCCTTCGTGACGCCAGCCCATCAGCAGCCACTCGGCGCCAAGATGAGCCTGGAGCGGCGGCTCGCCCTGCTGGAGGCGGCCGAGGCCAGCGGCGCCTGGATCATCGAGGACGACTGGGACGGCGAGTTCTGCTTCCAGGGCGCGCCGATGGCGACGCTCACCAGCATCGACCGCAGCGGGCGGGTGATCTATGTCGGGACCTTCTCGAAGACGCTGTTCCCGTCGCTGCGGCTCGGCTTCCTCGTCGCGCCGCCGCATCTCGTCGAGCAGTTCGGCATCTGCCTCGAAGCCTTCTCGCCGGGTGTGCCGACGGCCTTGCAAGGCATCGTCGCCGATTTCATCGTCGAGGGGCATTTCGCGACGCATGTCCGCCGCATGCGCAAGCTCTATCAAGAGCGCTATCAGGCATTGGAGGATGCGGCGCGGGAACATCTGGCACCCGATCTGGAGGTCGTGCCGACCCAGACCGGCATGCACACCATCGCCTATCTCCGCGACGGGCTCGATGCCGTCGTGCTGACGCAGGCCGCCGCAAAGCGCGGCGTGACAGTCGCGCCGATCAGCCGCTTCTGCCTCGAACCCGTGGCGCGGAACGGGCTCGTGCTCGGCTTCAGCGGCTTCACGCCGGTGGAAACCAAGGCCGGCGTGCTCGATCTGCGCCGCAGCATCGACGACCTCGCTGAATGCAAGTAA